A stretch of the Erpetoichthys calabaricus chromosome 3, fErpCal1.3, whole genome shotgun sequence genome encodes the following:
- the ptrhd1 gene encoding putative peptidyl-tRNA hydrolase PTRHD1: MAGAGVGSGSARRLVQYVVVRSDLVRSLAWPLGAVITQACHAATAAIHLNYNDPDTQQYLAELDSMHKVVLEAPDEASLTGLSETLSQEAIAHKLWIEQPENIPTCLALKPYPKETVHPFLRKFKLFK; the protein is encoded by the exons ATGGCCGGAGCCGGAGTAGGCTCGGGCTCGGCGCGGAGACTTGTGCAGTATGTTGTGGTGCGTTCGGATTTGGTGCGGTCCTTAGCATGGCCCCTGGGCGCTGTCATCACCCAGGCTTGTCATGCAGCTACTGCGGCCATCCATTTAAACTACAATGATCCGGATACACAGCAGTACCTGGCCGAGCTAGACAGCATGCACAAAGTGGTGCTCGAG GCACCAGATGAAGCATCACTCACTGGCCTGTCTGAAACACTTTCCCAGGAGGCCATAGCTCATAAGCTTTGGATTGAACAGCCAGAAAACATACCTACCTGTCTGGCATTAAAGCCTTATCCAAAAGAAACTGTTCATCCTTTTCTGCGAAAATTTAAACTGTTCAAATGA